A segment of the Nitrosopumilus sp. genome:
AAATTATTCCCAATCCCACATATGCCAAGACCTGACTGTACTCTATCAACATAGCAGATGCTCCGGTTCCAACTATTCCAGGCAGAATGGACAGTACATAAAGCCACCAACCACAACAACCAAGCGGAACCAGAGAGAAAAAAGAGAAAAACGATGTGGCAGCAGTGCTTCCAGTATTTGCCCCAACTGCCTTTTTCTTCACATCAAGATTGCAACCCAACTGCTTGCTTTTTTCAGACAAGAAAATTTGCAAGCCAATGCCGATTCCCATCCCAATTATCACCACAGAGTTGAGCTGAAATGCGGCATTGACTGCTGCAAGAGGTTCCAGAGCAGGAGTGGTGATTATGACCACAAAGAGATAGATGATGACGGTAGCAATCCCTGCAAGAATTGCTTTTTGAACTGGTCTCATCTACGTATCACCGAAAACCAAGGTGTTTGGATGAAACGCCACCCACTCAAACCAGAATCCAGGCTCAATTGCCATGCGTTTTAATTGCTTTCCGTCATAGTGTCCAGATACTGCCAAACCATCATAGTTCCAGCGAGAATTTGTCTGTGAATCAAAAATATTGTCATCAGCATATGCAAAATCCAGAATTTCATCGTCCACAGTCCTCTCAAAAGCACGTGAATTTTGTGAAAATAATGAGACAAGCATTACAGGAACGTCTCCAACTGAATCATTTATTATAATATTGGATTCTATGTCATTTTGCCTGAAAGCCTTGTAGACATCATCTTGACGGAATCCAAGAATCACATCTTTTGGATGCATCCTGTCATCACTATGCTCTACTGGAAACATAATTCGTGGTTCAGCGTAATAATCCCCATACGGATCAGTCGCGTATGAGCGAATGTGCCCCGTATCAGTAGTCAGTACCAACGTATCAGGATGAAGAGCCTTCCAATCACCCCAAGTAATTATGTCAAAAGGGATCAGATCTAGACGATGTCCAAATGCTTCTCCAGTTACCGCCAACCCGAGTGCCTGACTCCAGTAAGACCCAGTAAGTCGGTCATACATCAACAGATTACTGTTGTATAATTTTCCAGAAGTTCCAAACTCAACTTCTTGTCCGTCAATCACCCTCTCAAAGACCTGGCGGGTATAGCAAAGTGGGCAATAAGTTACAGATGCAGGAACATCACCAATTCTATCATTTACGATTTCATGCCAAACCAAGATAAAGAGAGGATAAGCCTTGGCCTCGTCGTTGATTTCCACTCCAACTACAGTATCAGAATCAGACATGAATCCGGAATCATTAATCCCTGCAAAGACGGGATTATCAATGGACGGAATGCCGTCCTTAGGAGGTCCTCCCCCCTTGATCTTGTCTAACGGAATCATATGTTTGACCCCATCAGTTTCCATCAGTGTAAGTTCAAAAGAATCAGCACGAACTGATTCATCAGAAGTCACAGTGGAATTTTTAGAAGCAAGATCACCCTGAAATGCGACAAACAGTGTCGCAGATGCAATGCATATGATCACAATTAGAAGAGTAGTTTTTAGGTTCAATGACAAGCAATTTTTGGTTTTAGAATATTAAAAAATTGTTCCAACTTTGTTTTGATTTGGATAAAGCCTTTTAACGAATTTGAAAAGGCTTTGATCATGGATACACAGGCAAATCTAAGAGAGAATGCATTACATGACATCACTCATTGGGGAATCAGAGCATCGATTGGTGCAATATTCATCGTTCACAGTTTGAAGAAGTTTGATCCAAGTTGGCAAGAATGGCTAATCAGTATCGGATTACCTCCAGAATTGCAAATACCAATTGCATTGGCAGAGCTCATCGGAGGAATTCTACTAGTCATCGGCGTGCTAACCAGAATTACAGGTGCAGTGTTTGCAGTAATACTGATGGGAGCCATTTTTCACATCAGATGGGAAAACGGATTCTTTGTTTCAAAAGGCGGATGGGAATGGGATTTGGTAATGCTGGCAGCAGTTCTTGCAATAATCGCAGCAGGCCCAGGAAGAGTATCAGTCTCACACATAGCGAAAAAAATTCCTCGATACTTACAGTAATTATTTAATTTTTTTATTTAATTCTGTGATGAATTTCTTTATTTTTGGTTTTGGAACAACCGCACCACACGCCTTATCATGGCCTCCGCCAGAACCGCCAAGGCTAGTTGCCAAAAGATTTACAATTTTGCCCAGGTGTACCTTGCAATTCTTGGAACCTCTTACAGAAACAGCGTAAATTCCATGATCAATTCTTTCCTTGTATGCGACACCCACATCTTTTCCGGACAATCCCATTACGAAATTGACCGCACCGCTTGCACCGGCATCCAGGATTTCCATGTGACCCAGATTGCTCATCGTCTTCATTCCTTTCTTCACCTTGGCAATCATCCGAGATAGTTTTTCCACCTGGATTTGCGCAAATTCAAAGGTGTTTGGTATGTCATGTGGGAATTTAGAGTCTGCCAGCTCCTCAACCAAATACTGCAGATAGTCGGGTTCTCGCTGATGTCCGACAATATTGTATGTCATTACAGTTGCGCTAATCAATGCAAATTGTCTATCATAGATTTGGAGTAGTTTTGAACCGATGGGCCTGTCCTCCATGTAATCTGTAATGGCAGCACATGTTGCAACAAATGAAGCATGATCATTAAGTTTAGAGGTATATGCATTGTAAACTTGAACAGTAGTGCATTCATTTATGTCATGTATGACTTTCACTTTGATTTTCTCCAAAGATCGGACAACTGTAGGATCAATGTCATGGTGATCAATGTAAGTAACTGAAACCTTATTTTTTCGGAGTCTTGTCAAAATATCAATGAATTCATCCTGAGTTTTTTTACTTAGTCCCAAATCACAGATAAATAATGACTTTAATTTTTCGTCAGAAACAACTTGATTTAACGCATCCATTTGTCCAGGATAGTCAACAAGAATCGAATCGCCTCCAAAAGCTTGTCTAATCAATGCTGCAGAGCTTATCCCATCACAGTCTTCTTTATGAGAAATACAAATCACCTTTGTTCGTGGTGTAACAGATATTTTTTTAGCTGCGGTTTTCTTGGTTATCTTTTTAGCTGCGGTTTTCTTGGTTATCTTTTTAGCTGCGGTTTTCTTGGTTATCTTTTTAGCTGCGGTTTTCTTGGTTATCTTTTTAGCTGCGGTTTTCTTGGTTATCTTTTTAGCTGCGGTTTTCTTGGTTATCTTTTTAGCTGCGGTTTTCTTGGTTATCTTTTTAGCTGCGGTTTTCTTTACAGAAT
Coding sequences within it:
- a CDS encoding DUF3179 domain-containing protein, producing METDGVKHMIPLDKIKGGGPPKDGIPSIDNPVFAGINDSGFMSDSDTVVGVEINDEAKAYPLFILVWHEIVNDRIGDVPASVTYCPLCYTRQVFERVIDGQEVEFGTSGKLYNSNLLMYDRLTGSYWSQALGLAVTGEAFGHRLDLIPFDIITWGDWKALHPDTLVLTTDTGHIRSYATDPYGDYYAEPRIMFPVEHSDDRMHPKDVILGFRQDDVYKAFRQNDIESNIIINDSVGDVPVMLVSLFSQNSRAFERTVDDEILDFAYADDNIFDSQTNSRWNYDGLAVSGHYDGKQLKRMAIEPGFWFEWVAFHPNTLVFGDT
- a CDS encoding DoxX family membrane protein — its product is MDTQANLRENALHDITHWGIRASIGAIFIVHSLKKFDPSWQEWLISIGLPPELQIPIALAELIGGILLVIGVLTRITGAVFAVILMGAIFHIRWENGFFVSKGGWEWDLVMLAAVLAIIAAGPGRVSVSHIAKKIPRYLQ
- a CDS encoding single-stranded DNA exonuclease RecJ, with translation MTKKTAAKKITKKTAAKKITKKTAAKKISVTPRTKVICISHKEDCDGISSAALIRQAFGGDSILVDYPGQMDALNQVVSDEKLKSLFICDLGLSKKTQDEFIDILTRLRKNKVSVTYIDHHDIDPTVVRSLEKIKVKVIHDINECTTVQVYNAYTSKLNDHASFVATCAAITDYMEDRPIGSKLLQIYDRQFALISATVMTYNIVGHQREPDYLQYLVEELADSKFPHDIPNTFEFAQIQVEKLSRMIAKVKKGMKTMSNLGHMEILDAGASGAVNFVMGLSGKDVGVAYKERIDHGIYAVSVRGSKNCKVHLGKIVNLLATSLGGSGGGHDKACGAVVPKPKIKKFITELNKKIK